Below is a window of Patescibacteria group bacterium DNA.
GATTGGTGCGCCGGTGTCATTCAAAAATTTCAAATCGGCGGAGCCGGGATAAATCGTCGCGTCGAGCCCGGGTGGATCGTAGTAGCTCACTTTCATCGAGTGCGGTTTTTGGTCGGTGATTGGCACGCCGGCAGACAACGCCGTGCGGAAAAAAGTCGTCGAAACCTGACAGACTCCGCCGCCGACTTCCGGAATGATGTCGCCTTCTTTGATGACGAGCTCTTGGCGGTAGCCATTCGCGAGCGTCACCGGACCGAGTGCACCGACGAAAGAAAACTCTGCGCCCGGCTCGATAATTTTGCCGTTCAGCCGTCCGGCGGCGACGCGGATATTGTGCTGGCGATTCGTCGGCGAGCCGGCGTAATTCGTCACATCTTCACCGATGAGCTCGCGGATGCCGACATTTTTCAAATCTTCCGCGACTTTCACCGGCGCAGGCAAAACCCGAAACGGAATTAGGAGCTCGCGCTGGCCGTCGGCGATCGCTGCCAAAAGCTCTGTAAATAAAGCGTCACCGTCGATAGCGCGACCATTTTGCGCGATGCCGTCGAAAGCGACTGCGCCGTCGAGATTGCGCGTGATGGTGACATCGCGCGGCAACTCGCCGAGCAAAGGATTAAGCTCGTCTGTGATGAATTTGGTCACGAGTTCTTTCTTCAAAAAAATACTGTCGCTGTCGAAACCAAACCACGCGATGCGGTCGGCGAGATTGAGCTCGAAGCGCTCGTATTCGGTTTTTTTCAAAACCATTTTTTCACTGACAATTTTAGTGAGGCGCTCGCGAAAGGGCTCGAGTTCGCTTGCGAAAACTTTTGGCTCGATTGGCTCGTTCGCAATCACGACTTTCGCGCTCGAAAATTTCCCGGCGTTTTTTTGCACTGCGTCCACGATCTTGGTGAAATCTGTTTTGCGCCCACTTTTTTCCGGCAAAATCTCGAGTGTGCCAGTAGCATTCAAAAAAACTCGCGCGTCGGTCGCGCTGTATTCGAGC
It encodes the following:
- a CDS encoding VanW family protein, translating into MTAKKFAKITEYKVYSLKKLLKKMRPSKKREIQNFLPFFAIFGIFLLLEVGYFTVRNQFVERLPFGIRIADAEYSLVTADEAISELETRAGNYTLRPLVFEFTGQTAEILPAEFDLRFSVATQVGVLKNEIFNFSEVALPTSLNAKRLRRVLLTHFPELEYSATDARVFLNATGTLEILPEKSGRKTDFTKIVDAVQKNAGKFSSAKVVIANEPIEPKVFASELEPFRERLTKIVSEKMVLKKTEYERFELNLADRIAWFGFDSDSIFLKKELVTKFITDELNPLLGELPRDVTITRNLDGAVAFDGIAQNGRAIDGDALFTELLAAIADGQRELLIPFRVLPAPVKVAEDLKNVGIRELIGEDVTNYAGSPTNRQHNIRVAAGRLNGKIIEPGAEFSFVGALGPVTLANGYRQELVIKEGDIIPEVGGGVCQVSTTFFRTALSAGVPITDQKPHSMKVSYYDPPGLDATIYPGSADLKFLNDTGAPILIQTAIDGTSLRVNFFGTSDGRAVKLAGPFYPNGDPVTNLRLAGLRMFWTREVAKNGETTINEKYSASYKIMPKH